The sequence below is a genomic window from Oscillospiraceae bacterium.
CGACAAAAACGTGAAGGTCAACCAGGGCCGTATGCTCATGGGCCACAGCACCTATCCCCTGGCCATCGCCAAAAACGAAATCGTGTGACAAATTACAATTGATAATTGAGAATGTATCATGGATAATGATCCTGCGGGGATCCCCCCGTCCCAGTTCTCAGTTCTCAATTATCCATTATCAATTATCCATTCGCCCTGGAAGGAGTGTGCTTATGAACATCCTGTTTGCCGCCTCGGAGGTAGCGCCCTTCATTAAAACCGGAGGCCTGGCCGACGTGGCCGGCTCCCTGCCCGCCGCCCTCGCCAAGGAGGGGCACGACGTGCGCGTGATCCTCCCGCTGTACGAGGGCATCGGGGAGGACTGGCGCAGCCAGATGACCTTTTTGCAGTGCTTCCACGTCACCCTGGCGTGGCGCACCCCCTACTGCGGGCTCTTTGAGCTCCAGCGGGACGGCGTGACCTACTACTTCGTGGACAACGAGTACTACTTCAAGCGCGCCAACATCTACGGCCACTACGACGACGGCGAGCGCTTCGCCTTCTTCTCCCGGGCCGTGGTGGAGAGCCCCGGCTACCTCAACTGGCACCCGGACGTGCTCCACTGCAACGACTGGCAGACCGCCCTGGTGCCCATCTACCTGCTGGAGGAGCGCTACCGCATCCCCCAGCTCTACGACACCAAGAGCGTGTTCACCATCCACAACATCGAGTACCAGGGCCGCTACGGCAGCCAGACCCTCAAGGACCTCTTCGGCCTCAACGACGGGTACTTCAACGAGCACATGCTGGCCTACCATGGGGACGTGAACCTGATGAAGGGGGCCATCTACGCCGCCGACTACGTGACCACCGTCTCCCCCACCTACGCCGAGGAGCTGCAGTACCCCTTCTATGCCCACGGGCTGGAGGGCGTGATCTCCGACAACCGGCACAAGCTGCGCGGCATCCTCAACGGCATCGACACCGCGCTCTACGACCCCTGGCACGACAAG
It includes:
- the glgA gene encoding glycogen synthase, encoding MNILFAASEVAPFIKTGGLADVAGSLPAALAKEGHDVRVILPLYEGIGEDWRSQMTFLQCFHVTLAWRTPYCGLFELQRDGVTYYFVDNEYYFKRANIYGHYDDGERFAFFSRAVVESPGYLNWHPDVLHCNDWQTALVPIYLLEERYRIPQLYDTKSVFTIHNIEYQGRYGSQTLKDLFGLNDGYFNEHMLAYHGDVNLMKGAIYAADYVTTVSPTYAEELQYPFYAHGLEGVISDNRHKLRGILNGIDTALYDPWHDKGLTKFYSARQPQGKKNCKAALQNAVGLREEPDVPVVACVSRLVKHKGFDLVTAAVHEIMGMDVQMVVLGTGDWNYEESFRQAQGQYPGRFAAHIMYSGALSTAIYGGADIFLMPSEAEPCGLSQMIAMRYGTIPVVRETGGLKDSVQPYNKFTGEGTGFSFHDISAHDMVWVLREAADLYHTDKKAWKALQHNAMTADFSWQRSAGQYLEIYGWLTGK